The bacterium genome has a segment encoding these proteins:
- a CDS encoding molybdenum cofactor guanylyltransferase — MPVRPSPELFAAILCGGSSRRMGRDKALLPHPAGGTLLAHAVALALGRAARVVLLSGDGRRYPELGLPELADAAAGAGPLGGLVAGLRAAAGAPLLLLPVDLPYLDPAALEALIAAHARGGAPLTVASEAGRLSPLPSIWEPACRAAAEAALAAGRLALHGLAAEVPHQAVALPTVALRNWNAPADLRDGTA, encoded by the coding sequence ATGCCGGTTCGTCCATCGCCCGAGCTCTTCGCCGCAATCCTTTGCGGCGGTTCGAGTCGCCGCATGGGGCGCGACAAGGCGCTGCTGCCTCACCCGGCCGGCGGCACGCTCCTCGCGCACGCTGTCGCACTTGCGCTGGGCCGCGCCGCGCGGGTTGTGCTGCTCAGCGGCGACGGCCGGCGCTACCCCGAACTCGGGCTGCCGGAGCTGGCCGATGCGGCCGCCGGTGCGGGACCGCTGGGCGGCCTCGTCGCCGGCCTGCGCGCGGCGGCGGGCGCTCCCCTTCTCCTCCTGCCCGTGGATCTGCCCTACCTCGATCCGGCGGCCCTCGAGGCGCTGATCGCCGCGCATGCGCGGGGCGGGGCGCCGCTCACCGTGGCGAGCGAAGCCGGCCGTCTCTCGCCCCTGCCCTCGATCTGGGAGCCCGCCTGCCGCGCCGCCGCCGAGGCCGCCCTCGCGGCGGGTCGCCTGGCCCTGCATGGCCTCGCTGCGGAGGTGCCGCACCAGGCAGTCGCACTGCCCACGGTCGCCTTGCGCAATTGGAATGCGCCCGCGGACCTGCGCGACGGAACCGCCTAA